Below is a genomic region from Demequina sp. NBRC 110054.
GGCCGCGAGCGCGGCGAGCGCCACGGCGAGGGCGGCCACCGGAAGGCCGCTCTCGTCAGCGGCGAGGCCCTGCGAGCCGGTCGGGACGCCAGACGGGGACGACGAGTGCGTGTCGACGGTCTGGACCGCGACGGCGAGGTTGTCGTCCGAGGCGCTGCCCCAGGCGTAGACGATCGTGTTGACGCCGTCCTCGATCGCGACGTCGACCGGGCCGAGCACGGGGTCGGTCTCGCCGGCGAGCGAGACGGCGGCCTCGTAGGTCGCCGCGGGGAGATCGGCCATCACCTCGTCGGGGTTGGCGAGGCTCTCGAAGACCACGGAGCCGTCGGCCCAGACGTCCACCTCGGGCGCCGCGGCGGTGTGGCGGACTGTGAGTCGCCCCTCGCCCGCGGCGGTCTCGGAGATGTCATTCGTGAACAGCGTCGCGGTGGGCTCGCCGTCGGCGTCGTAGTGCGCGACTGCCGTGTAGCTCATGCCCTCTTCGAGGGGGAGATCGATCGGCCCGAGCACGGGCGAGGAGTCGTCCTCGGCATCCGAGGCGGTGATCGCGACGGAGTAGGTGCCCGGGTCGAGGCTGAGCGGACCGGCGAGGTCGCTCGGCTCGAAGTCGTCGAGGGTCAGTGCGCCATCGACGTAGACGTCGACCGTGAGGTCGGGGATGCCGTGCAGCACCGACAGATCGGCCTTGCCGTCCTCGACGGCCATCGCGGGGGCCGCGGTCGCGGCGAGCAGCGCGCCGGCGGCGGCGCCGGCGATCAGGGTCTTACGCATGGTGGTTCCTCCCATCCGGAGGCCGCCGGGGTGCGGCCTCTCACCACCTACTTCCGACGGGAGTGAGGGTTTGGATGCAGCCGCATCGAGATTCCCTTTTCGACGTGGATGGCGAGCCTCCGCCGAAACAGGCGTGACACCTCCCACTGCTAGCGTCCGGCCTGGAAGAGGCCGGAGAAGAGCG
It encodes:
- a CDS encoding DUF4397 domain-containing protein — encoded protein: MRKTLIAGAAAGALLAATAAPAMAVEDGKADLSVLHGIPDLTVDVYVDGALTLDDFEPSDLAGPLSLDPGTYSVAITASDAEDDSSPVLGPIDLPLEEGMSYTAVAHYDADGEPTATLFTNDISETAAGEGRLTVRHTAAAPEVDVWADGSVVFESLANPDEVMADLPAATYEAAVSLAGETDPVLGPVDVAIEDGVNTIVYAWGSASDDNLAVAVQTVDTHSSSPSGVPTGSQGLAADESGLPVAALAVALAALAAVGVTVRLAATRR